The genomic stretch TCTTGAAACTTGAAGCACAGCCATATTTAAAACAGGTGAACACTGGCTGCAAGTTGAGTTACTTGAACAAGCCTCTGATCAGCAGATCAAATCCACCTGATTGTCACCTGAATGCATGCTTCAATGGAaaggaaatctgaccttttttACAAAGGAGTTAAGGTTGTCACTGCCAcaaatttgcttaaatttgaTTGCTGACCTAGAAAAAGTGTGTGCACCAAAGCCGTTCTTTCTGTAATGCTTAAAGTAACTGATGGGTGAAGCTGGATGGAGAGTTGTGGACCCAGTGTCCTTTGTGCTCAAAGAACCAGGATAAGAAAGACTCATAAATTGAGTCTGGTGCATGATGGTTGAGATTTACTGTACTATTTCCATAGATAAGTGACTATTTACGGtctgaaacatgacatttcTGCTGCATCAGCAAACTTTGTGAGCAAATATAAAACTGAGgatgtattaaaaaaatatatatacttattttaCATGTCATTTGATTTTACTATTGTAGCACATATGcagattgtctttttttatctgtcGACATAGAGATTTACTACtttatgtatttactgtatgtgctgcaTCACAGATATTAAAACAGAATTCAACTTCAGTCCAATTGGCCAATCAGACTGCCACCTTTCAAGTTTTATGTGTAGTTAGTAAAGCGGCCAGCCTCAGCTTTGGTCTTGGCCTTGAGTGTTTGCAGtcataatgaaaatgtttgatctTGATATAGGGCCGAGTCTGAATCCCTGGGGGAAAATCACCATGATACTGAAGCTATAAGTGTAGTGTAGTTTGTTTGCAGCGTGCATGGCAGTGGATAGTAACCAAGAAAGACATAAATACAACCATAGATGCATCAAGGTTTCAGTATTTATGCTAtatttgcttgtgtgtgcattATAGTGACTGTTTTAAGTGTGGTTGGATGCTCCTCAGCCTATAAGATCCATGCTTGGTGGAGATGGAGATGCTCAGGAAGGGTGAGAGGATTTATTACCGAGCATTAGGAGTACTAATCTGTTGCAGGTGTTTCTGGCTGTTCACCCAGGCCATGCCTGCTCTCCTCCCCAGGAGGCCccaccatgtgtgtgtgtgtgtgtgtgtgtgtgtgtgtgtgtgtgtgtgtgtgtgtgtgtgacagagaaagaaacagaaggagCGAGAGGAAGGGAGACATTTTTTTACACGGCATCTGCAGAGGGATTACAGCATCTCCACAACCCTCTCAAATCATCAAGAGTGTCAAGATAAGGACAAAGAGAACATGTATTTGATGACTTTTCTCCATCTATCATATCAAACAAAAGACCACAAGAGAACAGCAGCAGTGCAAGAGAACTGTGCAGTCCCCATGCCAAACTTTTATATTACAGATTCAAGGCCACTTATTCTCACTCTAGGAGAGTCATTTATATGAATCtgagaaaactttttttgtttttgtttctcaaCTTTTAAAATCACACTATAAGTTTTAGTGtggcttctttttttgtgaCGGTGACAACTCACTACAGGTATACAGTAGAAAACCACTTTATCAGCAGGGCACAACCTCTAGGGTGTATTACAATAAAGAAAAGACCACCAGGATGGATTGAGCCAATAGCTTTACAGGAAGCCTGCGGTGCCTTTGGGGATGATGAACAAAGACACAAAGGAACCCGCTGAGAAAGTACTGCTCTGTAGGAAGTCTGCAATGCCTAGTGTGGCCAGCTTTGGAAAGATGAAACTAAATGAAATGGAGAAGAATGGAGATGGTGAGGAATTCAGATGTGGAGAACAGTGTAGTCAGGATAAGGAAACTGGGCAGGCGAGGACTGATATGATGATGAaggtttaaaaaacaacaacagataatTCAGTCTGTGAAGACATGTGACCAGTATTGTTTTTTATCCAAAGACTTCAGTATTACATAGCAGTGATTTCTGATTACTTGTTGTTGTATATCATGTCTTGGAGGCTGGGGAAAACAGACAGTGCAGAGATATTCATAATGGAACATCTAACTTTGCTACTTTGGCACTGTACTGCTCTCATAAATAGCaaagaaggattttttttttaaaatttgcacCCAATGGCTGCTGGTACAGTATTAAGTGAATTGCACAGGTCATTTGCCCGTGATGAAAATTACTTTTCCAAGTGGAAATGCGAAGATTTGGGCAGTTAGTCTGTGTGAACAAGAATATGAAGGCTAAATTTGGGTAGAGGTATATATCAAATATAAGACAGGACTGTCCAGTCTCATCATGGCAAGAATAAATCAATATGTGATAAATATGTAtttcttaatttatttaattcaatttaaaaggGACAGTGTACAGCtcaaacataaatgtcaccATCTGATGCACCGTGCCAGATTATAGCTTCAAGGTAATTCACATTGGTAGTCCCTTGGCGGGTCAgagcaaagaaataaaacaattacaaacagtacagagtaaaaacaacatagaaagttataaaaaaaaaaaaaagaaaacacaagatGCTCAAAACAAacctacacacaatagcacatcacaaaTGTATGCTTGTCAAATAAAAGCAAGTTATGAGGACCATAAGATAGAGTATCAAAATCAGTGAGTGCAGAGCTGAGCAGTTTTTAACACACTTTTTAAGTTGGTTTTGAAAGTGCTGATAGGGCTGTGGCTCCTCACATTGTCAAGCAGGGTGTTCCATTGATTTGTGGCTGTTACAGAGAAAGCTGATTGCCCATGTGCAGTGTGGCAAAATGGTACGGTACAATCTcttatagaggatattctggaggatctaatagaagcgagtgtacacaaaatcacatagtggaggaggggccacaccatttaaaatattataaaccaggcataaatttgaaaataatataaaattctcaaagctcagtaaattgtatttctccagtaccctacagtgatggaaatgcattggcttttttaATCAGTATTGGATAGTTTGTTTGTaaaaggactcaagaggttttaatgctgtttctccagcctgcccccaacatgtaaTGCAATTGGACATATGGCAAAGGGTCTTATCATGCATtaatatcttggctgcatccagAGAAAgaatgtctaaaatttgctaaattGTACTTTATGGTGTTAACtatttttaaaacttgtttCTCAAAGGTTagaaaaaacatactttttgtCTTTGACTCAGACATGactgatcaagccaatgtgtgatcctttccagCACACTTATTAGCTTGGCAGCTGCtaattcagctgtttttgcatgtgtatatacaacagtatcatctgcatacatgtgcagttctacatcatgacactgttgagggagatcattaatatataggctaaataataggggaccaaacactgacccttgtggaacacccattgtacatttcatgttatttgatGGTGCGtcacaaactttaacacattgcATCATatcagataaatatgaagacatccatggcggtgctctagatgagaagttaaatttagagagtcTCAATATTAGAACATCATGATTGACTCTATTGAATGCTTTATACAGATCTAAAAATACTGCACCAACTACTTTATTGAgccttgatttaatttgctctactAAGTGAAAGGCAGCAGTTTCAATGGAATGAgttgctctaaagccaaactGCATACTATGTAGACCAAAACTGCTTGAATTAAGAAATGCTGTCAGTTGTTCCTATGATGTCATAGGTTCTAAACCaattaatttgaatttcagGACATGGGTAATGGTATTAGATATAAATTTTATTCATGCATTATAGTTGTAGGAGTTTTGGATGATGTAGTTTGTGATGAAAGGGAACCAGTCTTTGGTGAGAGTCAAAATCTGGGTGAACCAAGGGTAGAAGAGCTCTGACTGTCTTGTTGCTCCTGTCATGATGATGTTCTTGGCTGCATCTGTGGCAGGGTAGGCTGGTACGTTAGTGACTCCCCTAGGATATAGAAAAGTACTGCATTTAACTACTGTGGATTGCACATCTTAAAAAATCTGCACTGAACCAATAATGACACAGAATATCAGTTAATCAATACAAATGTATTAGTGTGCACTGAGCAACATGACACTGATCAGTTTGCTGTATCCGAGACACTTTGCATTTGGGCTTGATTGAAATACTCACACTATACTTGACTAACCTGACTTTCTCCATAGCTGAATCAGTATCAATGAGCCCCAGTGTACATATAGAGATGGACACATTGCTCTTCTTCATAGCCAACTCGTGCTGAAGGGACCCGAAGAAACCATTCAAGGCAAATTTTGTTGAGGTATATGGTGCCACGAAGGGACTGGGCATTTTACCTGTAAAGCATCAAGAGTAAGGTCTCATAACTCAGTTTTGTCAGATGTAATTGAGGCctttttctgaattttttaTACACATACAATGTAATTTGTACGTATGGTGCATACATATGAATTAAGAACTTTTTGGGATTCATTGGAATTATACTCATTGAAAATGTTCATGACCAAGAACCAAATTTACACTTAGACTACTTATAAACTCATCCAATAAGTGCAAATCCTTAAATGATTTGTGGTGTTATCTTGGGCACGAAATagcaaataaaacatcagataaaatactaaaatacagaatataaaagaTTTAGTGTATTTagagtattattattatttcttaaaGTACTAAGAAAAATGGACTGGATCTTCAaaagcagatggagtttgctcagaagaaaaaatgaaatttgaactttgaacatTACCGTGACACCTGGGCAGACTCCACCTGCTGATGAAGCTCAAATGATATGATCAGAAGCTattaaatggaccttgaggtgagattTTTAAGATTTCTAAGGTAAAGAGTGACCTTTGAAACTCcacatttcatcattattttggCCTAGCCTAatataataaaagaaatgagGACAAACTATACATTATTTGTTATTAAtgggtaaaaacaaaaaaaaactaatggtCCTATAAGCATCATTCAGCATTATTCATTGTTCATCAGGTTgataatgtatgtatgtatttattttgcttaCTTCAACATGTCtctaaaaatgacattaaaaacgTACCTAAAAGTGATGAAACAACCACTAGTGATCCTTTACTTTGTTCAAGGGAGGCCAGAGCTTTCCATGCCATCTGAATATAGCTGAAGAAGTTGGCCTTTggaaagaacacacacacacaaaggtcaATGCATTCCCCTCTTTTCATGTGCTGATGGACCATCAAAATGCTGCATTTACCTTCATCAGCCACCTGGTGTGTTCCACATCTCCCTCCCACATGCTGAAGGGGCTTGGGCCAATGTGGTTGAGAACCAGGTAATCCAGACCTCCCAGCTTGTCCAGAGCAAACTCTATCACTTTGTCAGGGTCTGACTCACTGGTCATGTCTGCTGCTATGTAGTGAGCTTTCTGGGCTCCCAAACTCAGGCACTTTTCTGCCACCTATGACCCAAGATCAGAACAAATGTGTTAACTGTCCTATGCAGCTGCAGAACAGAgtaaagaaaacatctttggcTTTCTGTAATACTGTCATTTCAACCAACTAAAGAAAGATTGTTATTAACCAATAGCcagatgttgtattttatattagtTTACTGAAAATACACATGCATAAAGTCCTTAAATGATTTGTGGCATCTTGGCCACGAAATAGCAAATAAAACCAATGGCCAATGTGGTTGAGAAacagatgatgtattttatacttttttactGGAAATATTGCCACCAATGTTGAGAAACATCATATCAGTTTATGCAATATTTCCAGTAaagtataaaatacaacatctgTTTCTCAACCACATTGGTTGAGAAAcagatgttgtattttatactaGTTTACTGGAAATATTGCATAAACTGATATGATGGTTGCAGAACTCTTCAGCGAGTTGACAGAATATTGGTTTGAGCTTTGAGTCCATTTGTATGTTGAAAGATTCACTAACCTGTTGTAATACTTTGCCCCTCCTTGCTGTTATTACTATCTGGGCACCAAAGTGGGCATAGTGATATGCCATTTGTTCACCAATACCCGTACTGGCTCCAGTCACCAATACCCTGGCACCTCTGAGAGATTCTGAAACAAATTCATACAGTTTTTGGTAGAATAAGGCATTACACATTATCAATATAtgaaagaaatataaataaataaaatcatatggGGGGTGTAACCACAGGTTTGATGatggcaataaataaatatttcaatttgaGTACCACTGACACACCCtttgatgtaaataaaaatagtcCTACTGGTATTTCGCCTGGGCAGACATTTGTGCCCTTTGTAAATATACATTTGTTAAATATACATTTGTATAtaataatttcaaaatgtttatCAAGTGTTATCACATTGAACCAgttatttcagtttcattcatgaaaacagtatctgtatttttcctgaaaaaaaCTGCATGTAGGTCAATACCATAAAAAGATAAACTAATCAAAGTCCTCCATAGGTTGTTTCAGGTTAAAGTACATTGAGACTTCTCAACTTTGAGTCATTGTTGGTTATCGCAAACAAAATCACTGACCTTGAGGTTGGGGGAGATGGAACTCATAGCCATAATCCTGTCTCCTCTTTGTATGGGCTAATGGAATAGTTAGATACTATGTTCATTTGGTAGCTTAGTACTGTACTCTTGTTGTTTCTAATATGCTgctactttttgtttttgaagcaaTTCAGTGCAGCTCCTCTTACAACTTATCCTTTGCGTAATGTCAGTGAAATTTATGTAAGATACAGGTTTATTAAAAGTTCTCTTTCCCATCGAAATCCTGCTTAAGTATGGAGTCACAATATCGACGTGTTTTGTACTATGTCGTCATCAAGAATGTAGTCAAGTCACATGTATGAAGTTGTGGTAGTAGTTTTTCATAGAATGATATAATATTGTAACTGTTGAAGGGGATGTGCACGTACACTACCCCACTGACTCAAACCATATCATTTCATTACTTGTGGTAACTCGATTGCACACTGAGCTCTTACAATGTGGATAAATGCTGTGTTCTCTGTCTGGTATAACGCCTCAGTCACAAGCAAGTCAGATTATCACCAATTACTCACTCGGTTTGGGCCTCCTTTTCCAAATTCCTTCAGGGACACATTGaactttcatcatttttttcatcaattAAGACATATAGTTCTCTGAAGTCATCTGAATAATCTACCCCAACAAAATGAACAACAGTGTCTCTAACTGTTTGATCATCATTCCAGTAGTACTAATGATTTTCTTTCTCAAATGAGCCATCTCCAAAATACTGTATTGTGCTGTATTTCAACTTCTATTGATAGgctcaaaaaacaaataacacttAACAAATTCAGAAAGAACAgacatttgtataattattTGCCACATACATCACACCAAGattcagaaaaatatttagTACTTTGTCCTTTGGTGTAATTTGTTGAACTTACCTGTAGATGGCCTAAAGTTACACACAACAGATTCAAGACCTTTTTGCAGCCTATGATTTGTTCTAACAAATAAAATAGGTTCAGTGTATAgagatgtgatgatgatgaaatttgGTTAAAAAGGGACTGTCCTGATACAGTCCAGTTACTTTACCACCTTACGGTGTGACAAGGCTTTCTTGGGGTCATCtgttatctgattttttttttccttagaTTTGTTGTCATTGTACAGAAAATCTTCACTTGTAAGCCTTTCAGTGTATTTCATACCATTCTGTAAACAAATAACACTGTAATACCCTTGGTAAACCACCTGTGACTCTAACACTATctgtcactgaaaaataaagcaCTGAATGTTAACAGGTACAGTGAGGTCCATAAGTCTAAGATCACTAATCAAGATActtgtattttgcatttgttttgaatgtaataccatttttttcattacaacaacaataataataataataataataataataataataatagattaaCAATTGTACGAAAAATGTACATGAATTTCAGAATATTAATTTCAGTATTTGGTatgtccctctttctctttaatAACAGCATGCACTCAAGCTGGCATGGACTCCACAAGTTTGTGCAAAACATATTATCCCAGCATGATTTGACAATGTTCCAAAGAGCTTCTTGCGATGTAACAGAATGCTTGTTTTTCTCAGTCTTCAAATGCTCTCATAAATGTTCAGTGGGGTTGAAgtcaggtgactgtggaggaaagtctatgacagtcaggactccttggtcttctttggtTTTCAACTAATTCTTTTAGTGCTTTGaagtgtgtttggggtcattatcctgctgaagTATGAGtccttctccacaaagatgcaaaccagaggtgtacagcatgtctctgaagaatggGGTGATACTTCTCCTTGGTCAGAGTGTATTCAATTCAGTGCAGGTGTCCAACTCCGGAGTAGGCAAAACACCCCCTGACTTGAATATTCCCACCACTATGTTTCACTGTCAGTTCAATACACTGTGGTatcattctctctcctgtttgtctcCTTACATATACCCCTCTGTTACTACCATAAATCTCAAAAATGGATTCATCAGTAAataggacttttttttccccagtcaTCCACACACATCCCCAAAGTGGTTTAGAAGTGATTTAGAAACTGCTACTTGTCCTCTTAGTCCTTCTTTTGACAGTACTTTTGTTGATTGGagtcttgtgttttttgatgAAGTTGCTTCTCTATCTCTCAGGGAACTGAGCTTGATGTATGTATCTTCTGATGTTGTGGTCACTTTTGTTCTGCCTGGTCGCACTTTGGATATaactgatccagtttctgcaaagcATTTAGAGTTCCATGCACTGCCCCCTTAAAAACCTTTGGTGTAGCCACGATTTTACACTGAGAAAGCCCCTCTTTGCTTTGAATAACAATTTGacttctgacactttcacttagttctgatgccatgtttcccaCTATCACAATGCACTTAGTAAGCAATGATCTTCTGGAAACTTGAAGCACAGCCATATTTAAAACAGGTGAACACTGGCTGCAAGTTGAGTTACTTGAGCGAGCCTCTGACGAGTAGATCAAATCCACCTGATTGTCATCTGAATGCATGCTTCAATGGAAGAGATacaactcaaggaaatctgaccttttgtacaaagAAGTTAAGTTGGTCAATgccacaaatgttcttaaatttGATTGCTGACCTAGAAATAGTGCAGAATCTTAAATAGTTCTTCATTGTACacgtcatatatatatatatatatatatatatatatatatatttatttttattattattttttttaaatatttctgaatCCTCAAACTTTCAATGTGGTCTCAGACCTTTGGACCCCACTGTATAGCAATAGGTTACATAACATTAGATAAATACCTCAACTTCAATTAAGCACAAAACAGAATCACAGTGATCTTGCAGCTGCATCTCCCTTACCTGCATGAAAACTGGGTGCAGTCCACTTGACAGCTAGGAAAACAACACCTACACTAGCTAAAAAGATTTTTGTGaaagttttcattttgtaaacTAGTTGGTAGCCTACTTAATTTAAAGTATTTGGTGTAGGAATAAACCAAGAATTCCAGGACTGCCTTGCACAAGAAATATGAGGAAACCAAGGCGATTTATATAATCCCGattccctcccctctctctcctccaacCATGTAAAAAGTGGGTGTGTTGTTCAGATAAGCGGTTCATTGAACTTGACTCTGGCCGTGGGAAGTAGGGGTGCGGGGGGTGCTGCAGCACCCCCTGACGGATGGTAGAGGACCTGCACGTTCACAGCTATAAACCCTTTGAGACCCGCGAGACCGTATACCAGGCTGTAGCGGCTTTAGTTTTAAAGCTAGAGTGAAGATACTGGTATCATATAAAACTAGACGACCTAAGGCATATATTTGTACCAACCATGCCATGATAGCTTGTCGGAAAGGGGGTTAAATAACGCTCCaaagttaggctaaattttggcgAGAGAAAAACTGGCCTGGCCATTTTCTaaggggtcccttgacctctcacctcaagatatctgaatgaaaatgggttctgTGGGTATCAACAAGGCTCTCATTTACAGACATGCCCatttatgctaatcccatgcagttttgggcaaaatctatgcagtttttttgcatgcagtataaatgtgtaattttcaccttttctaaaaatggtgtatttgaatatttctgcatactggggtccttaaacagtcttggaattggaaatgactggaaagctgagactcttgtggattcaatgagcccaaCTGTATTGAtttgtgatgatgttagtccccacAGTAGTCATTTCATTGTAatgagaccattttttgaaacttgacctcacttaataaaatgacctattgtgaaCTCTAGGATAatctcagcctcatgaaactttacaaccacaaactctAGTTTGAGTTTGAGGGCATTCGGAGGATGTGTGGCTTTTCTGCGTATGTTGACAATAAGGGGGGCATCCAATTgccaaaaaatgcatttcttacagaaatctccaaatgtcaaaagtttttgataccaaatcacagcacAAATTCCTctgtggtgttcctcaaggtcttggtTGTGGTATTTTGTAGggaccatttttatcaattcttgAGTGGTCAAAAATTGTtacattttgcaccaaatctgtgaAACAAACTgtatcaacccaaaaattgctgcaacaaatTATGAGATATAATCAAACATGGGAATGGCTACCATATActtacatcataatgttctaagcccttatacactctaaactttcaaaatgtgGCAAAATAGGTGATTAACCATAACACAGCGTTTATTACAGACTTGACTATGactagaaaaacttgacacacagtgctgagctgcatctcaaattagTCTTCAGGTTGCCTTGCTTTTagatgatgtataccacttctatgtggcatatactgttgacctATCATCTCCCCTAAAGTTCCCCTGTCCCCcccaaaaaagggaaaaatggTCTATGGTGGGTCtctaaaggttaaataaataaaaatataaataaataaataactaaataaaaagtttcatttaattttggtTGGTTATGTTCATATTCTaattatattttgatttcagtAAGTGGTTAATAATGGATTTTAGGTTCCAAATTTTCTTTCTTACATGATTATCATTCCTTTCATAGACAAATATTGTATGTCCATCAAAGTAGAGAACTTGTTTTTTAAGAGCCATAATCATGTAAGAAAACATGCACAACCAATGTATATTATACAACATATATCATTTGTAAAGTTCCTTTTCATATGGGTGTTGAGGAGGGTGCCCCCACTCACATTGCGTCATCCCCACAGCACCCACTTGAAACCAACATGTTCCCACGGCTATGAATCAGGGTTGGCTTGCTTCTCAaatagaaattttaaaaatatatttgtttggtATTAAAATATCAccacatttgtttaattttcactTTCCTTTAAGACTAAGGCGTCAAAATTGTGCTTCAAGTGGCTGTAAAGGCAAAAAATAACCCAAGAACGAATCCGCAGCTGTGACGTAACTAGCACTAGCGTTTGAAATGGCAACTTTATTGACACAAAAGTTGTGCACAGGGTTCAAGGCAGGGTTGTCCTTCAGTGAAGCTAAAGCCATCCATGAGCTAACCTAATCAGAGAGTCTTCTCCCCGGTTTATTCTTGCTGTACTTGGAATAACTGTACACAAAAGAAAACCACACCGCTGTGGACCATGGCGGCAAGAATTTTGCCCGTTGTAAAGTAAGTATTTCTCATTTCAGTCGTAAATGGACATACgtttttgctgctgtgtttgctaACGCTAACTGTTCGATTAGCCGGTGTGGCTAACTGACGCTAAGCTAACTGTCAGTCTGCCACAGTGCTCTCCAGCTGTATCTTTACTTTGCCTTTTTAAGAACTTAAAAGGAAgaatattttattctgtatatatttattgGAATGTGACATTGGTCTGAATTGCATGAATATTCTGAAATCCCTAATGTtttaaaaccaacaaacaaactaacTTACTAGCTTTAACGTTAATAATATTTGTCCATCACTGTAATATGTACTCTTGTTTTTAATTAGGTTAACGCTAGTTTGACGTGATTTAGGGTG from Thunnus albacares chromosome 9, fThuAlb1.1, whole genome shotgun sequence encodes the following:
- the hsd11b1la gene encoding hydroxysteroid 11-beta-dehydrogenase 1-like protein, producing the protein MKTFTKIFLASVGVVFLAVKWTAPSFHAESLRGARVLVTGASTGIGEQMAYHYAHFGAQIVITARRGKVLQQVAEKCLSLGAQKAHYIAADMTSESDPDKVIEFALDKLGGLDYLVLNHIGPSPFSMWEGDVEHTRWLMKANFFSYIQMAWKALASLEQSKGSLVVVSSLLGKMPSPFVAPYTSTKFALNGFFGSLQHELAMKKSNVSISICTLGLIDTDSAMEKVRGVTNVPAYPATDAAKNIIMTGATRQSELFYPWFTQILTLTKDWFPFITNYIIQNSYNYNA